A region from the Sandaracinus amylolyticus genome encodes:
- the mbhE gene encoding hydrogen gas-evolving membrane-bound hydrogenase subunit E → MALGAAGGPTNRGDLRCRGTAPERLWTETLDTENARSPQSSRAPGYALRVLALWALLGGPTQRRGARALDPMSRARIARVLLVLVPAALAVALALAAPALIAGRTFAWVVPWAPSAGLETALRLDALSGLFALIVCAIGALVAGYAGAYFDDARALRRFDRLLALFTLAMLALVLADDVFFLYFAWELTSVASFFLIGFEHERAEARDAARHALLVTVAGGLALLAGLVMLASAAGTTRISEIVARGDVVRAHELYRPAFFTIAVAAFTKSAQVPFHSWLPRAMEAPTPASAYLHAATMVKAGVFLLARFAPALGGTAEWTSLVATIGGITALVGAARAIGETRFKPALAYSTVAALGLVTLLLGIGTTYAIAAAMLYVVAHALYKGALFLYAGVVQHQAHAKDAEAVGGLARVLPHGAVAALLAGASMAGVPATLGFLAKDLAYAALLPGDGGYRVIALVSAFVASALFVAVAMVVAARPLLGARRGISDDVGRPRAWLWGPPLLLAALGLVAGIAPALVAPLVAAAASLVAARAVPASALAFHGVGIELALSAVTLVVGAAVFAARAPLRRAGAALSRALHLRPASGYEAAMRALARVAKAQTRVLQNGILRRYTLVTLVVIAVVVATGIAHAPPPDLAGALDDLQPRQLGLGAFIIAAALFAVIAPERFAAVAALGAVGFGVGALFLDLGAPDLAMTQFVVEALSVVVFVLAFRKLPRLPLLSSRATRARDAVVAVGFGTVVSALALAAARTNPDPSVSAWFLEQSLPAAHGHNVVNVILTDFRSVDTLGETIVVATAGFGVFALLRLRARSGGAR, encoded by the coding sequence GTGGCGCTCGGAGCGGCTGGCGGCCCGACCAACCGGGGAGACCTGCGGTGCAGAGGCACCGCACCCGAGAGACTGTGGACGGAGACTCTTGATACCGAGAACGCTCGCTCCCCGCAATCATCTCGCGCGCCGGGGTATGCGCTTCGTGTCCTGGCACTTTGGGCGCTGCTCGGCGGACCTACACAGCGAAGGGGCGCTCGCGCGCTCGATCCGATGTCGCGCGCACGCATCGCTCGCGTTCTGCTCGTGCTCGTGCCCGCAGCGCTCGCGGTCGCGCTGGCGCTCGCCGCGCCCGCGCTGATCGCGGGGCGCACGTTCGCGTGGGTGGTGCCATGGGCGCCCTCGGCCGGGCTCGAGACGGCGCTGCGGCTCGACGCGCTCTCGGGTCTCTTCGCGCTGATCGTCTGCGCGATCGGCGCGCTCGTCGCGGGCTACGCGGGCGCGTACTTCGACGACGCGCGTGCGCTGCGGCGCTTCGATCGGCTGCTCGCGCTGTTCACGCTCGCGATGCTCGCGCTCGTGCTCGCGGACGACGTGTTCTTCCTCTACTTCGCGTGGGAGCTCACGAGCGTCGCGTCGTTCTTCCTGATCGGCTTCGAGCACGAGCGCGCGGAGGCGCGCGACGCGGCGCGGCATGCGCTGCTCGTGACGGTCGCGGGTGGCCTCGCGCTGCTCGCAGGGCTCGTGATGCTCGCGAGCGCGGCCGGGACCACGCGCATCTCGGAGATCGTCGCGCGCGGTGACGTCGTGCGCGCGCACGAGCTCTACCGGCCGGCGTTCTTCACGATCGCCGTCGCAGCGTTCACGAAGTCCGCGCAGGTCCCGTTCCATTCGTGGCTGCCCCGAGCGATGGAAGCGCCGACGCCGGCGAGCGCGTACCTGCACGCCGCGACGATGGTGAAGGCCGGTGTGTTCCTGCTCGCGCGCTTCGCGCCGGCGCTGGGGGGCACGGCGGAGTGGACGTCGCTCGTCGCGACCATCGGCGGGATCACCGCGCTCGTCGGTGCGGCGCGCGCGATCGGCGAGACGCGCTTCAAGCCCGCCCTCGCCTACTCGACGGTCGCCGCGCTCGGGCTCGTGACGCTCCTGCTCGGCATCGGAACGACGTACGCGATCGCCGCCGCGATGCTCTACGTCGTCGCGCACGCGCTCTACAAGGGCGCGCTCTTCCTCTACGCCGGCGTGGTGCAGCACCAGGCGCACGCGAAGGACGCCGAGGCGGTCGGCGGACTGGCGCGCGTGCTCCCGCACGGCGCGGTCGCCGCGCTGCTCGCGGGCGCGTCGATGGCAGGCGTGCCTGCGACGCTCGGGTTCCTCGCGAAGGATCTCGCGTACGCGGCGCTGCTCCCGGGAGATGGCGGGTACCGCGTGATCGCGCTCGTCAGCGCGTTCGTCGCGAGCGCGCTCTTCGTCGCGGTGGCGATGGTCGTCGCGGCCCGGCCGCTGCTCGGCGCGCGCCGCGGGATCTCCGACGACGTCGGCCGGCCGCGCGCGTGGCTCTGGGGCCCGCCGCTGCTGCTCGCCGCGCTCGGTCTCGTCGCGGGGATCGCGCCGGCGCTCGTCGCCCCGCTGGTCGCCGCTGCGGCCTCGCTCGTCGCGGCGCGCGCGGTGCCCGCGTCGGCGCTGGCGTTCCACGGCGTCGGCATCGAGCTCGCGCTGAGCGCGGTCACGCTCGTGGTCGGCGCCGCGGTGTTCGCCGCGCGCGCGCCGCTCCGCCGGGCGGGCGCCGCGCTGTCGCGCGCGCTGCACCTCCGACCCGCGAGCGGCTACGAGGCGGCGATGCGCGCGCTCGCGCGCGTCGCGAAGGCGCAGACGCGCGTCCTCCAGAACGGGATTCTGCGGCGCTACACGCTCGTGACCCTCGTCGTCATCGCCGTGGTGGTCGCGACGGGCATCGCGCACGCGCCGCCGCCCGATCTCGCGGGCGCGCTCGACGATCTGCAGCCGCGCCAGCTCGGGCTGGGCGCGTTCATCATCGCCGCGGCGCTGTTCGCGGTGATCGCGCCGGAGCGCTTCGCCGCCGTCGCCGCGCTCGGCGCGGTCGGCTTCGGCGTCGGCGCGTTGTTCCTCGATCTCGGCGCGCCCGACCTCGCGATGACGCAGTTCGTCGTGGAGGCCCTCAGCGTCGTCGTGTTCGTGCTCGCGTTCCGCAAGCTGCCGCGACTGCCGCTGCTCTCGAGCCGCGCGACCCGCGCTCGCGACGCCGTCGTCGCCGTCGGCTTCGGCACCGTCGTCTCGGCGCTCGCGCTCGCAGCGGCGAGGACGAACCCCGATCCGAGCGTGTCCGCGTGGTTCCTCGAGCAGAGCCTCCCCGCGGCGCACGGGCACAACGTGGTGAACGTCATCCTCACCGACTTCCGGAGCGTCGACACGCTGGGCGAGACCATCGTCGTCGCGACCGCGGGCTTCGGCGTCTTCGCGCTCCTGCGCCTCCGCGCGCGCTCGGGAGGGGCACGATGA
- a CDS encoding Na+/H+ antiporter subunit B encodes MITRSIILQASTRVLQPVILFFSLVVLVRGHDEPGGGFVGGLAAAAGLVLHAIAYGYDSARRALRIDTRAIAALGLAIVIIAAFAPLVFGDPLLRAEWATVPLGELGEISLGTPLFFDAGVYLVVYGSALTIVFSLGRE; translated from the coding sequence ATGATCACGCGGTCGATCATCTTGCAGGCATCGACGCGCGTGCTGCAGCCGGTGATCCTCTTCTTCTCGCTCGTGGTGCTCGTGCGCGGGCACGACGAACCGGGCGGCGGCTTCGTCGGAGGCCTCGCGGCCGCGGCGGGCCTCGTCCTGCACGCCATCGCGTACGGCTACGACTCGGCACGTCGCGCCCTTCGCATCGACACGCGCGCGATCGCCGCGCTGGGGCTCGCGATCGTGATCATCGCGGCGTTCGCGCCGCTCGTCTTCGGCGATCCGCTGCTTCGCGCCGAATGGGCGACGGTGCCGCTCGGCGAGCTCGGCGAGATCTCGCTCGGCACACCGCTCTTCTTCGACGCCGGGGTCTATCTCGTCGTGTACGGCAGCGCGCTGACCATCGTCTTCTCGCTGGGGCGTGAGTGA
- a CDS encoding Na+/H+ antiporter subunit C, with the protein MHVLLAVVVGALYAAGIYMMLRRSMVKLLIGLSLLGHAANLLLFTAASPQHGPPPIVPQGADAPPAGVADPLPQALVLTAIVIGFGVVAFAIALVHRAHQTLGTDDPDRLRSTDR; encoded by the coding sequence ATGCACGTACTGCTCGCGGTCGTCGTCGGAGCGCTCTACGCAGCGGGCATCTACATGATGCTCCGCCGCAGCATGGTGAAGCTCCTGATCGGGCTCTCGCTGCTCGGTCATGCCGCGAACCTCCTGCTCTTCACCGCCGCGAGCCCGCAGCACGGTCCACCGCCGATCGTCCCGCAGGGCGCGGACGCGCCGCCCGCGGGCGTCGCCGATCCGCTGCCGCAGGCGCTCGTGCTCACGGCGATCGTGATCGGCTTCGGCGTCGTCGCGTTCGCGATCGCGCTGGTCCACCGCGCACACCAGACGCTCGGCACCGACGATCCCGATCGGCTGCGGAGCACCGACCGATGA
- a CDS encoding proton-conducting transporter membrane subunit — MSAIVALPLVWPLCAAVGAFLAFRTPRAQEVISITASVALVVTSFVLLAHVRAEGLLVTQVGSWPAPYGVSLVADRLSATMVCITSVLGLAVAIYSIDGVSRRRRAFGFHPLLQLVLAGVCGAFLTGDLFNLFVWIEVQLIASFVLLALGGERAQLEGAIKYVTLNLVSSALMLAAIGLLYGLCGTLNFADMAVRLERASPSGAIGAAALLLFAAFGIKAAIFPFFFWLPASYHTPPAAVSALFSGLLTKVGVYAMARVFVGVYGGELAVLRDVLFVVAALTMVTGVLGAAAQNDVRRILSFHVVSQIGYMVMGIALGTVLGVGGAIYFVLHNIAAKSALFLVAGVIEREQGTGDLSRLGGLARTRPGLAMLFLVPALSLAGIPPLAGFVGKLLLVRAGLDARAWLLVATALVVSLLTLYSMAKIWIGAFWSPAPETPVVASPRRAPVTMHLGVVGMVLVTILLSVLAEPAVALSLGGAEQLLDRGSFVDAVLATTAEVPSP; from the coding sequence ATGAGCGCGATCGTCGCGCTGCCGCTCGTGTGGCCGCTCTGCGCCGCGGTCGGCGCGTTCCTCGCGTTCCGCACGCCGAGGGCGCAGGAGGTGATCTCGATCACCGCCTCGGTCGCGCTCGTCGTCACGTCGTTCGTGCTGCTCGCGCACGTTCGCGCCGAAGGGCTCCTCGTCACGCAGGTCGGCTCGTGGCCCGCGCCGTACGGCGTGTCGCTCGTCGCGGATCGGCTCTCCGCCACGATGGTGTGCATCACGTCCGTGCTCGGCCTCGCCGTCGCGATCTACTCGATCGACGGGGTCTCGCGCCGTCGTCGCGCGTTCGGATTCCACCCGCTGCTGCAGCTCGTGCTCGCTGGCGTGTGCGGCGCCTTCCTCACCGGCGATCTGTTCAACCTGTTCGTGTGGATCGAGGTCCAGCTGATCGCGTCGTTCGTCCTGCTCGCGCTCGGCGGAGAGCGCGCGCAGCTCGAGGGCGCCATCAAGTACGTGACGCTGAACCTCGTCTCGTCCGCGCTGATGCTCGCCGCGATCGGGCTCCTCTACGGGCTCTGCGGCACGCTGAATTTCGCGGACATGGCGGTGCGCCTCGAGCGCGCGAGCCCGAGCGGCGCGATCGGCGCCGCCGCCCTGCTGCTCTTCGCGGCGTTCGGGATCAAGGCCGCGATCTTCCCGTTCTTCTTCTGGCTGCCGGCCAGCTACCACACGCCGCCCGCGGCGGTGTCCGCGCTCTTCTCGGGGCTGCTGACGAAGGTCGGCGTGTACGCGATGGCGCGCGTGTTCGTCGGCGTCTACGGAGGAGAGCTCGCCGTGCTGCGCGACGTCCTCTTCGTCGTCGCCGCGCTCACGATGGTCACCGGCGTGCTCGGCGCGGCGGCGCAGAACGACGTGCGGCGGATCTTGTCGTTCCACGTGGTCAGTCAGATTGGCTACATGGTCATGGGCATCGCGCTGGGCACCGTGCTCGGGGTCGGCGGTGCCATCTACTTCGTGCTCCACAACATCGCGGCGAAGTCCGCGCTGTTCCTCGTCGCCGGCGTGATCGAGCGCGAGCAGGGCACGGGCGATCTGTCGCGGCTCGGCGGGCTCGCGCGCACGCGCCCCGGCCTCGCGATGCTCTTCCTGGTGCCGGCGCTCTCGCTCGCAGGCATCCCGCCTCTCGCCGGGTTCGTCGGCAAGCTCCTCCTCGTGCGCGCGGGGCTCGACGCGCGCGCGTGGCTGCTCGTCGCGACCGCGCTCGTCGTCAGCCTGCTCACGCTCTACTCGATGGCGAAGATCTGGATCGGCGCCTTCTGGTCACCCGCGCCGGAGACGCCCGTCGTCGCGAGCCCGCGCCGCGCTCCGGTCACGATGCACCTCGGCGTCGTCGGGATGGTGCTCGTGACGATCTTGCTCAGCGTGCTCGCGGAGCCCGCGGTCGCGCTCAGCCTCGGCGGGGCCGAGCAGCTCCTCGATCGCGGTTCGTTCGTCGACGCGGTGCTCGCGACGACCGCGGAGGTGCCCTCGCCGTGA
- a CDS encoding Na+/H+ antiporter subunit E — translation MTSFVHNMLFAILWATIVGEVTGLNLLFGFALGYLALRIPPGRAARARYFEKFRQLLDFTVFFVREATLSALRVAYDVVTPTHHTRPAVLAVPLDTRTDTEVAVLANLISLTPGSLSLEATPDRSTLYVHFMFVDDPDETIAQVKRDFERRVLELLR, via the coding sequence GTGACGTCGTTCGTCCACAACATGCTGTTCGCGATCCTCTGGGCGACGATCGTCGGCGAGGTCACGGGCCTGAACCTGCTCTTCGGGTTCGCGCTCGGATACCTCGCGCTGCGCATCCCGCCCGGTCGCGCCGCGCGCGCGCGGTACTTCGAGAAGTTCCGTCAGCTGCTCGACTTCACCGTCTTCTTCGTGCGCGAGGCCACCCTCTCGGCGCTGCGCGTCGCCTACGACGTCGTGACCCCGACGCACCACACACGCCCCGCGGTGCTCGCGGTCCCGCTCGACACGCGCACCGACACCGAGGTCGCCGTGCTCGCGAACCTGATCTCGCTCACGCCCGGCAGCCTCTCGCTCGAGGCCACGCCCGATCGCAGCACGCTCTACGTCCACTTCATGTTCGTCGACGATCCCGACGAGACGATCGCGCAGGTGAAGCGCGACTTCGAGCGGCGCGTGCTGGAGCTGCTGCGATGA
- a CDS encoding monovalent cation/H+ antiporter complex subunit F has product MTFDVTDPLPFVVKVATAMLVASFFVCLFRLARGPSLADRVVALDLTTYVAVAYCGVRALAERDVHTLRPALVAALLAFLGTVAFARFLERKAVDG; this is encoded by the coding sequence ATGACGTTCGACGTGACCGATCCGCTCCCGTTCGTCGTGAAGGTCGCGACGGCGATGCTCGTCGCGAGCTTCTTCGTGTGCCTCTTCCGGCTCGCGCGCGGACCGAGCCTCGCGGACCGCGTGGTCGCGCTCGACCTGACGACCTACGTGGCCGTCGCGTACTGCGGCGTGCGCGCGCTCGCCGAGCGTGACGTGCACACGCTTCGGCCCGCGCTCGTCGCGGCGCTGCTCGCGTTCCTCGGCACGGTCGCGTTCGCGCGATTCCTCGAGCGAAAGGCGGTCGACGGATGA
- the mnhG gene encoding monovalent cation/H(+) antiporter subunit G gives MIVSWIASVLLLVGGAFVLIASIGVARLPDLYTRMQAATKGGAVGLAFLMGAVALALQRAEATVLVALLIAFVMLTAPVAAHAIGRAGYLNGVPLWEGTRRDDLRRARERS, from the coding sequence ATGATCGTGAGCTGGATCGCGTCGGTGCTCCTCCTGGTCGGCGGGGCGTTCGTGCTGATCGCGTCGATCGGAGTCGCGCGCCTGCCCGACCTCTACACGCGGATGCAGGCCGCGACGAAGGGCGGCGCGGTCGGGCTCGCGTTCCTGATGGGAGCGGTCGCGCTCGCGCTGCAGCGCGCGGAGGCGACGGTCCTCGTCGCGCTGCTCATCGCGTTCGTGATGCTCACCGCGCCGGTGGCCGCGCACGCGATCGGCCGCGCCGGGTACCTCAACGGCGTGCCGCTCTGGGAGGGAACGCGGCGCGACGATCTTCGCCGCGCGCGCGAGCGCTCCTGA
- a CDS encoding anaerobic sulfatase maturase, producing MKQPSTRPDDLVPASDLLFERRARPPMTAYHLLAKPTGAICNLDCDYCFFLSKEELYPGSTFRMSEETLSEYLRQYLESQIGPDIQIAWQGGEPTLMGLEFFRRSVALAEKHRRVGTRVTYSIQTNGTLLDDEWCRFLRQHRVLVGLSLDGPRDLHDAYRHDKGGHPTFDKVMRALRLLQAHEVDVNVLTSVHAANAEHPLEVYRFLRDEAGVRFIQTIPIVERDDSAPHDGSRVTSRSVTGAQYGEFLTAIFDEWVERDVGEVFVQMFDVALASWFGEPHGLCVHSETCGAALAMEHNGDLYSCDHFVEAEHLLGNIHRRHMSSLASSEAQMAFGRAKRESLPRQCRQCDVRFACHGGCPKDRILESADGEPGLNYLCDGYLRFFRHVRPAMERMCALLRAGRAPAEIVSERSLGEPRE from the coding sequence ATGAAGCAGCCGTCGACGCGCCCCGACGACCTGGTCCCGGCGTCGGACCTCCTGTTCGAGAGGCGAGCTCGTCCGCCGATGACGGCGTATCACCTGCTCGCGAAGCCGACTGGCGCGATCTGCAATCTCGACTGCGACTACTGCTTCTTCCTCTCGAAGGAGGAGCTCTATCCGGGCAGCACGTTCCGGATGTCGGAAGAGACGCTCTCCGAATACCTGCGCCAGTATCTCGAGTCGCAGATCGGGCCCGACATCCAGATCGCGTGGCAGGGCGGAGAGCCGACGCTCATGGGGCTCGAGTTCTTCCGGAGGTCCGTGGCGCTGGCCGAGAAGCACCGACGGGTGGGCACGCGCGTGACCTACTCGATCCAGACGAACGGCACTCTGCTCGACGACGAGTGGTGCCGTTTCCTGCGGCAGCATCGGGTGCTCGTGGGGCTCTCGCTCGACGGACCGCGCGATCTCCACGACGCATATCGCCATGACAAAGGCGGACACCCTACGTTCGACAAGGTCATGCGCGCGCTGCGCCTGTTGCAAGCGCACGAGGTCGACGTGAACGTCCTGACGTCGGTGCACGCCGCGAACGCCGAGCACCCGCTCGAGGTCTATCGCTTCCTCCGAGACGAGGCGGGAGTGCGCTTCATCCAGACGATTCCGATCGTCGAGCGCGACGACTCCGCACCGCACGACGGCAGTCGCGTGACGTCTCGGTCCGTGACCGGCGCGCAATACGGCGAGTTCCTCACTGCCATCTTCGACGAGTGGGTCGAGCGAGACGTCGGCGAGGTGTTCGTGCAGATGTTCGACGTCGCGCTCGCGTCGTGGTTCGGCGAGCCGCACGGGCTGTGCGTGCACTCCGAGACCTGCGGCGCGGCCCTCGCGATGGAGCACAACGGCGATCTCTACTCGTGCGACCACTTCGTCGAGGCGGAGCACCTGCTCGGCAACATCCACCGGCGGCACATGTCGTCGCTCGCCAGCTCCGAGGCCCAGATGGCCTTCGGTCGCGCGAAGCGCGAGAGCCTGCCGCGGCAATGTCGGCAATGTGACGTGCGCTTCGCCTGCCACGGCGGGTGTCCGAAGGATCGGATCCTCGAGAGCGCCGACGGCGAGCCCGGGCTCAACTATCTGTGCGACGGATATCTGCGCTTCTTCCGACACGTCCGACCGGCGATGGAGCGCATGTGCGCGCTGCTCCGAGCCGGACGCGCGCCCGCGGAGATCGTGTCGGAGCGATCGCTCGGCGAGCCGCGCGAATAG
- a CDS encoding arylsulfatase — protein sequence MTTKVFRGKIDIDIRQSTPDWGPFLPTSAKPGAPNVLYVVWDDTGIGAWDVYGGLIRMPNLQRIARAGVRFSNWHTTALCSPTRSCLLTGRNATRNNMACITEGAQGFPGLSGVIPPENGFLSEILVENGYSTFCVGKWHLTPSTEEMLAAPRRTWPLGRGFERFYGFLGGETNQYYPDLVLDQGIVDPPGTPEDGYHLSSDLCDRAIQFIGDTVTVAPDKPWLCYLSFGANHAPHHAPKEWVEQYAGVFDMGYEKYREIVLANMKKLGIVPENTQLSPINPWPAPDVISEADVVRPWESLGPDEKKLFCRMAETYAGFSSYTDHQLGRVLDFLESTGQLENTIVVVVSDNGASGEGSPNGSVNENRFFNNWPDSLEDNLRALDQLGSPATYNHYPTGWAWAFNTPYKMFKRYSFEGGTADPFMIAWPKGLDPKTYGGHVRDQYCHAVDVVPTILDLAGIEPPSVIKGATQSALDGVSLVPALRDAKITSPRTTQMYSMLGTRALYHDGWKAVAKHGAISGKGNFHADEWELYHVASDRSESTNLAAEHPERLRALVSLWFAEAGRNDALPLEDRTAAEILTTERPSIAKVSTRAVYYPGMSEVPEEVAIKLRNRSFVIGASLRDVQKGCEGVILSQGSRFGGYTLFVQNGKLVYLYNFLGIEQFRFESSDPLPTGRVTVAVHFEKKGENPKFVANGALELRINKKVVAKGTMRTQPGALSLSGEGLNVGRDRGDPVSPSYRAPFAFRNGVIEFVAIDTSGESERDLAREFAAMLSRD from the coding sequence ATGACGACGAAGGTATTTCGCGGCAAGATCGACATCGACATTCGCCAGTCGACGCCCGATTGGGGGCCGTTCCTCCCGACCTCGGCGAAGCCGGGCGCGCCCAACGTGCTCTACGTCGTGTGGGACGACACCGGGATCGGCGCGTGGGACGTGTACGGCGGCCTCATACGGATGCCCAATCTCCAGCGCATCGCGCGCGCGGGAGTGCGATTCTCGAACTGGCACACGACCGCGCTCTGCTCTCCGACGCGCTCGTGTCTGCTCACCGGGCGCAACGCGACCCGGAACAATATGGCGTGCATCACCGAAGGCGCGCAGGGGTTCCCGGGCCTGAGCGGCGTCATCCCGCCGGAGAACGGATTTCTCTCCGAGATCCTCGTCGAGAACGGGTATTCGACGTTCTGCGTCGGCAAATGGCATCTCACACCGTCGACCGAGGAAATGCTCGCCGCGCCTCGTCGCACGTGGCCGCTCGGCCGCGGATTCGAGCGCTTCTACGGGTTCCTCGGCGGAGAGACGAACCAGTACTACCCGGACCTCGTGCTCGATCAGGGCATCGTCGACCCGCCCGGCACGCCGGAGGACGGATATCACCTCTCCTCCGATCTCTGCGATCGAGCCATCCAATTCATCGGGGACACGGTGACCGTCGCGCCCGACAAGCCGTGGCTCTGTTATCTGTCGTTCGGCGCCAATCACGCGCCCCACCATGCGCCGAAGGAGTGGGTCGAGCAGTACGCCGGCGTGTTCGACATGGGCTACGAGAAGTATCGCGAGATCGTGCTCGCGAACATGAAGAAGCTCGGGATCGTCCCGGAGAACACGCAGCTCTCGCCGATCAACCCGTGGCCCGCGCCGGACGTCATCTCCGAAGCGGACGTCGTGCGACCGTGGGAATCGCTCGGCCCCGACGAGAAGAAGCTCTTCTGTCGTATGGCCGAGACGTATGCCGGGTTCTCGTCGTACACCGACCATCAGCTCGGCCGAGTGCTCGACTTCCTCGAGTCCACCGGACAGCTCGAGAACACCATCGTCGTGGTCGTCTCGGACAACGGCGCGAGCGGCGAAGGCAGCCCGAACGGGTCGGTGAACGAGAATCGCTTCTTCAACAACTGGCCCGACTCGCTCGAGGACAATCTCCGCGCGCTCGACCAGCTCGGGAGCCCCGCCACGTACAACCACTATCCCACCGGCTGGGCCTGGGCGTTCAACACGCCCTACAAGATGTTCAAGCGCTATTCGTTCGAGGGCGGCACCGCCGATCCGTTCATGATCGCGTGGCCCAAGGGGCTCGATCCGAAGACGTACGGCGGGCACGTGCGCGATCAGTACTGCCATGCCGTCGACGTGGTGCCGACGATCCTGGACCTCGCTGGGATCGAGCCGCCGAGCGTGATCAAGGGCGCGACGCAGAGCGCGCTCGATGGCGTGAGCCTCGTGCCGGCGCTGCGCGACGCGAAGATCACCTCCCCGCGGACCACGCAGATGTACTCGATGCTCGGGACGCGGGCGCTGTACCACGACGGATGGAAGGCAGTCGCCAAGCACGGCGCGATCTCCGGCAAGGGGAACTTCCACGCCGACGAGTGGGAGCTCTATCACGTCGCGTCGGATCGCTCGGAGTCGACGAACCTCGCCGCGGAGCATCCCGAACGGCTGCGCGCGCTCGTGTCGTTGTGGTTCGCGGAGGCCGGAAGGAACGACGCGCTCCCGCTCGAGGATCGCACTGCGGCCGAGATCCTCACGACCGAGCGTCCGTCGATCGCGAAGGTCTCGACGCGCGCCGTGTACTACCCGGGCATGAGCGAGGTCCCCGAGGAAGTCGCGATCAAGCTGCGCAATCGATCGTTCGTGATCGGTGCGTCGCTGCGCGACGTCCAGAAGGGATGCGAGGGAGTCATTCTCTCCCAGGGCTCGCGCTTCGGCGGATACACGCTCTTCGTGCAGAACGGGAAGCTCGTCTATCTGTACAACTTCCTCGGGATCGAGCAGTTCCGATTCGAGTCGAGCGATCCGCTCCCGACCGGTCGTGTGACCGTCGCTGTGCACTTCGAGAAGAAGGGCGAGAACCCGAAGTTCGTGGCGAACGGCGCGCTCGAGCTGCGGATCAACAAGAAGGTCGTGGCGAAGGGAACGATGCGCACGCAGCCCGGCGCGCTCTCGCTCTCCGGCGAGGGCCTCAACGTCGGGCGGGATCGCGGTGATCCGGTGTCCCCGTCGTATCGCGCCCCGTTCGCGTTCCGGAACGGTGTGATCGAGTTCGTCGCGATCGACACGTCGGGCGAGTCGGAGCGCGACCTCGCGCGCGAGTTCGCGGCGATGCTCTCTCGCGACTGA
- a CDS encoding GNAT family N-acetyltransferase, with product MNGPHDFLATVRFHIRPCREADLEPLEWMGTFTAHRDTFRRVWRDHQRGTASMLVAEADAFPVGQLWVDLADERHGLLWALRVLPGLRGAGIGRALLRAGERVIARAGRPIAQLSVAIDNERAARLYRALGYRQVGERVAEVEHRAHDGARAVAREKQLVMEKMLDAPRE from the coding sequence ATGAACGGACCCCACGACTTCCTAGCCACGGTTCGTTTCCACATTCGCCCCTGCCGCGAGGCCGATCTCGAGCCGCTCGAGTGGATGGGCACCTTCACCGCACATCGCGACACGTTCCGTCGCGTCTGGCGCGATCATCAGCGCGGAACGGCGTCGATGTTGGTCGCGGAAGCCGACGCGTTCCCGGTGGGGCAGCTGTGGGTCGATCTCGCGGACGAGCGACACGGGCTGCTCTGGGCGCTGCGCGTGTTGCCCGGGCTGCGCGGCGCCGGCATCGGCCGCGCGCTGCTGCGCGCCGGGGAGCGCGTCATCGCGCGCGCGGGGCGCCCGATCGCGCAGCTCTCGGTCGCGATCGACAACGAGCGCGCGGCACGTCTGTATCGCGCGCTCGGCTACCGCCAGGTCGGCGAGCGCGTCGCCGAGGTCGAGCACCGAGCGCACGACGGCGCGCGCGCGGTGGCGCGCGAGAAGCAGCTCGTGATGGAGAAGATGCTCGACGCGCCGCGCGAGTGA
- a CDS encoding response regulator gives MSSFQTRFCPSVVAPAVLIVEQRPGASLALSAHLRDAGTRPITVSSTSEAIAVLGSFHVDVVLTGFGMALHDALAFVRRIRTLADQRDVPAVIATSADSRAGDERTARIAGARIVAMGAGLDAIVEAVRAAIAGEIVALDRGGARSATSVIETGHPRTRRDPRAE, from the coding sequence ATGTCGTCCTTCCAGACTCGCTTCTGTCCCAGCGTCGTCGCCCCCGCGGTGCTGATCGTCGAGCAGCGCCCAGGCGCATCGCTCGCGCTCTCGGCGCACCTGCGCGACGCGGGCACGCGCCCGATCACGGTGTCGAGCACGTCGGAGGCGATCGCGGTGCTGGGCAGCTTCCACGTCGACGTCGTGCTCACGGGGTTCGGGATGGCGCTGCACGATGCGCTCGCGTTCGTGCGACGCATCCGCACGCTCGCCGATCAACGCGACGTGCCGGCGGTGATCGCGACGTCGGCCGACAGCCGCGCGGGCGACGAGCGGACCGCGCGAATCGCGGGCGCTCGCATCGTCGCGATGGGAGCGGGTCTCGACGCGATCGTGGAGGCCGTGCGCGCGGCGATCGCGGGAGAGATCGTCGCGCTCGATCGCGGAGGGGCGCGAAGCGCGACGAGCGTGATCGAGACGGGGCACCCGCGAACGCGTCGCGATCCGCGCGCCGAGTGA